The following nucleotide sequence is from Mycobacterium sp. Z3061.
TTCGGCCATCAGGGCGTAATCGCCCAACGCCCACATGGCCCGGTGGGTGGCTTCGAGTGCCTCGTCGGCGCGAATCGGGGTTTCGATCGTCATGGGGGATCTCCTTGCGGGGAGTGCGGGTGCAATTTCATTGCGTACGGACACAGTATGCATAGGCAAGTTTGTAACTAGCTGTGATTTCGCTGTCGGGCTGTCGGACGCCCCGGATCGGGGGAGTTCATAGACTGTCCCGGTGCGCATCGTATTCGCCGGTACCCCCGAGCCCGCGTTGCCCGCTCTGCGTCGCCTTATCGACTCGCCCCGCCACGAGGTCATCGCGGTCTTGACCCGTCCCGACGCGGCATCCGGGCGGCGCGGTACACCCGAGCCGTCGCCGGTGGCGCGAGAGGCGCTGGATCGGGGCATTCCGGTGTTGCGCCCGGCGCGACCCAACTCGCCGGAGTTCGTGGCCGAACTGACCGAACTGTCCCCGCAATGTTGCGCGGTGGTGGCCTACGGCGCGCTGCTTGGTGAGGCGCTGCTCGCGGTCCCCCCGCACGGGTGGGTGAACCTGCACTTCTCGCTGCTGCCCGCCTGGCGCGGCGCCGCGCCGGTGCAGGCCGCGATCGCGGCGGGCGACACCATCACCGGGGCCACCACCTTCCAGATCGAGCCCAGCCTGGACTCCGGGCCGGTGTACGGCATTGTCACCGAGACCATCCGGCCGACCGACACGGCCGGCGACCTGCTGGGGCGACTCGCCGTTTCGGGCGCGGAGCTGCTGGCGGGCACCTTGGACGGAATCGCCGATCAAGCGCTGACGCCGCGCCCGCAACCCGTCGACGGGGTCAGCCTGGCACCCAAGATCACCGTCGAGCAGGCCCGGGTGCGTTGGGACCTGCCGGCACAGGTGGTCGAGCGGCGGATCCGCGCGGTCACGCCCAACCCGGGCGCCTGGACCCTGATCGGCGACATTCGCGTGAAAGTCGGCCCGGTACAACTGGATTCGGGTGCCCCCGCATCGTTGGAACCCGGTGGGATTCAGGTCGACCGCAAGAGCGTGTGGGTCGGCACCGCTTCCCAACCGGTCCGGCTGGGCCAGATACAGCCGCCCGGAAAGAAGCCGATGAACGCCGCCGACTGGGCGCGGGGTGCTCGGCTCGACCCGGAGATCCGTGCCTCATGACCCAGGACCGGCCCTACCGCAAGCGT
It contains:
- the fmt gene encoding methionyl-tRNA formyltransferase; amino-acid sequence: MRIVFAGTPEPALPALRRLIDSPRHEVIAVLTRPDAASGRRGTPEPSPVAREALDRGIPVLRPARPNSPEFVAELTELSPQCCAVVAYGALLGEALLAVPPHGWVNLHFSLLPAWRGAAPVQAAIAAGDTITGATTFQIEPSLDSGPVYGIVTETIRPTDTAGDLLGRLAVSGAELLAGTLDGIADQALTPRPQPVDGVSLAPKITVEQARVRWDLPAQVVERRIRAVTPNPGAWTLIGDIRVKVGPVQLDSGAPASLEPGGIQVDRKSVWVGTASQPVRLGQIQPPGKKPMNAADWARGARLDPEIRAS